CGATGTTCGGTGTAAGGTAGATTTTGGGGTAATACTGAAATAATCTCAAAACAGAGCTTTGTAAAGGCTGAATTTTTGATCAGCTTTCACAGGTGCGCCTACGATGGCCCGTCGAGTGTATATTGAACCCGAGATGTCacaaaaaagtaacaaattCTTTAATGAGCTCTCCTTCATGCAAATTACTGACATGGTGGGCATTGTTTTGGCACAGTAGAAATCCTGGTCCAGGTACTGTAACTGGTTTTGCAACGCTCTCTCTCTTCAGCTAACATCTGTTTTCATCGCTGGAGGAGCTCCCGTTGTTATTCACGATGCGCTTCGGGCTGTCTTGAATCTCCTTTGTAGCGTCTGCTCTCTTCCAGTCAcgtgttttcttcttctttttctccgtGGAAAACCACAGAAGACATCCCACAATGTCTCCGGGCTGCAGAGGCAGCAACATCACACCCGCCTCGGTGGAacctgcaaacaaaggcaatcTTCAGCATATGAAATTATTACTTTTCCTTCCCTCGGATGCAAAGGAGactgcaaatctgaattcaactATTCATTTTTGGGCAAAGACTATCGCATATAAGACATGTTCAGGTGCTAGTTTAAAGTGGAAGCACCGGAACATAGTTTATCGTGTAAAATGTTCCATTAATTAATTTAGTTGAAATATATTGAATATGCTAAAAGGCAGTAGAAGCCGATGATTTACCCTAGCCAAGCACTGACGTCTTGATAATTGCAAAATACAGTTTAAACAAAGTATATTATTGTACCATTGTTAAAATGGTGGATTAAATTATTCAAAGAGGACCTAAagctacaaaaataataataataataatgaaggcAAACAATGTAATCCAAGAATGTCCAGATGTTAACATTCGGAATTTCTTTTATTGCAGTGTACAAATCAAATACGGGGAAATCTTTCTTTAAACTCAAGGCTTTGAGATTGCTATATATTTATaccattttgttgatttttttcccccctgaatgagaatttatttttcatgttgcttaactaaaaaaaaaaaaaaaaaacataccgaagTTTGATTAGCCCAAAGGTTCTTAGTTCTGTTGGGTGGTGAAATGTCTCCCTCTATGGACAACTGATCAAATTGCACTAAAAGATGTAACTTTTTAATGTGCTTTGGTGCCAATATGTGGCTAGTTTCTTTTATTTAGGTTTTGGAAATATGAGGCTTTGTAAACTAGTCCTTTATATATAACTTCAGAGTCCTTTATTTGTAAGTTCTGCAATATTCGCATTTTtaccaaatcttttttttttttatttcgataCAACACATTAACCCTCtgtggaccaaataaaattttgcagagagaaaaatctgatactttcagaaaatgataccctggacttattattattatattttcgattatattaaacctgcccggaaagggttaatacattttaaacgAGACAAAATGAcatctgggggggaaaaaaaacaatccaaccaataaagaataaaacaaagatGACCACAATTCACAAAATAACAGATAATTAACATAACAAATAAcacattaaacattaaataaataataataataatgcaaatattttaaacttaAAACCCACGGCGTTTCAGACCTAAGCTTTTATGaagaaattctcatttttaatcgtttttaactttttgtttcAAACTTTGACCACCTGTATATTAACAGGTCCGTCAGTCCACCTCCATTTTAAAAGTTCTTCCTTTCAGACCGGCAATCCATTTATCGTAACTCAGCTTTACTCCAGGTTGTTGTGAAAAGTTATCCCAAATATTTGTAAAGTTTTGTGGACTGTTTAGAAGAATTGCCTTCGAGGAGAGTTTGGGACCCGATGGCATTTCTACAAATTGCAAACAAGAACGTGTAAGTTTGTGTATCAAAATGGCGTCAGACCAAAATAGCAACAGTTTGTCTGCAGCTCCGTCTTGTTCTCTGTAGAACTTTGTTCCAGTTGGCAGTTGCGGCAACTCTGCGTACAGGGGGCAGGACAAAACCTCTTTTTTACGACTCCTACGGGCTCAAAATTGGGGAGGCAGCAGTCGTGTTCGAGTTTCATCCCGACACGCTCGAGCCGTACGGCCGAAGACTTTGCTGAGTCTCTATGcgggattaaaataaaaaggtaagactgaaaacattttttcccatatCGCGTATCGGCCTGCATCGATTTAACACTTTTTACACTACTGTGCCACTTGCATTCACTTGCCTCATTTACACAAGGATTAAAGAGCGTAAGTTGCAACTGGAGATGCGGAATCTTGCTCAAGGGTACTTTGGTAGGGTCGGGGATCAAACCAGCAGCATTCCAGTTGCAACACTGCAGGTATACCACCTGTTCCCACGTATACAAGGTAATATACAAGATGTCCCAAGTCTtgctgttttatttgtattcGGCAATTTGGGTAAGAGGTGGGCAGTTTAATTCCGCTGGCTTGCCTGTGCTCGTACAATAAATATACGATAATGCATAATGCAAAAAGTTTGTTGTCAGACGTTGCTTAGAAATGAAACAGCACAACTTTTGATCCACGTAAAGTCATCTGATGTAAGTCTCCGACTTGTGAGCTGGAATTAGACTCGCTGATTTCACACTTCTCGGGCCGATGAATGCGTGAGTTTGTTCGGGCCTCGGATGATGAACCGAGAAATGTCCTTATCGGCACCGTGATCGGGATTTCTTTTtacccatttttttattttttatttttttttcccctagatCTAATGGATCGAGCAAACGGCGTGCAGTCCGGAGATGAACTGTTCATGCTTTTTGGGGCATTCCTGGCGAGATTGCGAGACGCCGCCGTCGGCGCGATGTCCCGAGCTAGTCAGAGGCTCCTGCAGGGTGTGGTCGCGTTCTCCGTGCTGGCGCTGCTCCTCTGGATCAGCGCCTTTTTGTACGGGAGCTTCTACTTTTCCTACATGCCCCTGGCTGCTTATTCCACACCCGTGTACTATTACTACAGGTGAGTATTCTGCGTTCCAGAAATGACTCGTTTGCCCTGATTCCAAAGTGAGTCAGTAGGAATGAGGCCCATCGTCCACACCTCTGAAATCTCATTTATCCTTCCCGTAActgtttacatttctatttttttggtATTCCAGGTCGGACTGTGACTCTCCGAACTCATTTATGTGCTCGTATCCTGTAGCCAATGTCTCCctgatgaaaaacaacaaacctGTACGTACAATTACTGAGCGTGAACACATGAATCACTTACTGTTCAAAACAGACTTTACATCcactatcctttttttttttttttaaactatctgacatgaaatcagtCTAAACTTTTCCGATTCCAATTTTTCCCATTTGCTAAATGTAAGaataattgggatttttttttgtttaggttTCTTCAAAGTCATAACTTTACGTACACTGCGTAGGTCGGGTCAAAGGATTTGGATATCCTTCCACAAGCCTTTCGAAGTAATTGGCAGGAATTTGTGCTCGTTCCTGCTGACAGAACTCCTGTAACTGAACCAGGTTTGCGGAGCGTCTTGCTTGCACGTGGCTTTTCGGGTCTGCCTATACATTTTCAAGAGGATTGAGATCAGGGCTTTGCAATGGCAACTCCAAAATACTCATGAGCCACTTTTGTGAGCAGTTTGGACGTATTCTTGAGGTCATTCCTTCCTgcctgatgtcttgagatgttgatTCAATGGTTGTCTTTCCTCGTGATGCCATCAATTTTGTGGACTTCACCAATCCCTTCTGCAGCAAATAATTATAATGCTGCCAGCCCTGcatttcacagttgggatagtgttcttgggttTGCAGACTTCCCCCTTTTAGTTCAATTTTACCTTTGTCAATCCACAGAACGCGTCTTCAAAATCTAAgtcatttgtgtgtgcgtttgcaAATTGTAATAATGTCTTCTTCTTGGCAAAGTGGTCGTTCACTCCATGTCGGTACAGTACTCGTTTTCACTGTGGATAACGGCAAACTCTTAGCAGCTTCagccagcatcttcacaaggtctacTGATTTTGTTTGTCCCTGGGACAGACAACCAGTCTCCTTCCAAAGGGGAATGATGACTAAGGTTTATACTTGAGTATAATTGTTCCAAGTGATGAGGGTGGCACCTTTAcccatctggaaattgcacccaaggatgagccagacttgtgtaAGTCCACGGTTCTTTTCCTGATATCTTGGCTAATTTCTTTAGAACTTCCCATGATGTTATACAAATTTCAAATACATTCACAGGTTACGTTTGATTAACACACATGCAGTCAATAAATACACCAGACGCTTCCAAAGACAGGACGTCATCTAATTGTTCGAAGGCATGTTAACCTTATTATTCGTGACTGAGTGACTTTGAagaacatctaaaaaaaaaaaaaaatgactcgcaTTATTATTCTGGTATTAACTACATAGAAACTAGTTTTGGTAACCCCAGTTGattttaaacagaaaaataatctaatttcatgtcagacagtgaggaagggggggggggcgagtctTTAAATAAAGTGCATGTAAATTGTGGGTTACAACTGTGTATATTCTTACCTGCCTTTTGGTTTATATCTTGATTCTAGAGGCTAAACGCTTTAGTTGCATGAGTAATTGGCCTCTGTAGTCAAGATTAGGATTAGCGCTAGATTGAAGGCTTGGtttaaagtgtatttttgtgaTCCTGAAGATTAAGACCAGTGTATGTATGGGGGAGGGTTATTCATATACCGGTACTGTACATCCTGTCCAGTACATTTGTTTTGCTATTGAATTAGTACAGGTGCATCTCAATCAATTTGAATATTTAGTTTATTATTGTacttcaaaaagacaaaaaaaaaaaaaaaaaatcttccattttAAAGGTTTATATGTTGTTTAGGTGTTGACATTCGGCCAGGCCTATCAAATGACCCTCCAACTGGACATGCCCGAGTCCGAGACCAACCAGGAGCTTGGCATGTTCATGATCAGGACCACCTGCTTCGCCCGTGACGGAGCCCAAGTGGTGATGTCCGCTCGTGCCGTGAGTGGCCCGCCGAGTCCTCCCGTTGATCCCCCGGCAAGCGGCGTCCGGTTAATGAGTTTGCGTGTTTGCGCTGACTCCGCTGCTTGACCGCTGCGCTGCTGTGTTTTCCTCAGGCAAGGCAGCTGCTGCCCGCCTCCAGCTCTCGCTTTGTGAGTATAGCACAAATAACCTGCTCGGACAGCGCCATCTGCTTTTACGTGAGGGCCATCTGAGTAAAGTGGCTCAATTctagcattgctaaaaaaaatataagtaaATATATGAATCCCCAAGTTCCGAATTATGCATGTGTAGTAAATGCAGGGAAAAACCGTTCGATTGAAGGTCCGAGAGGAGACCTATCATGCAATGTATGAAATGGTGCCCGTGTTGTTTAGGTTCAAATGGCTATTTTTATTTGAGTGGGTTGGGAAGGGAGACTCTGCCTCGTGGAAATGCTG
The sequence above is drawn from the Syngnathoides biaculeatus isolate LvHL_M chromosome 11, ASM1980259v1, whole genome shotgun sequence genome and encodes:
- the LOC133508775 gene encoding seipin-like isoform X1 gives rise to the protein MDRANGVQSGDELFMLFGAFLARLRDAAVGAMSRASQRLLQGVVAFSVLALLLWISAFLYGSFYFSYMPLAAYSTPVYYYYRSDCDSPNSFMCSYPVANVSLMKNNKPVLTFGQAYQMTLQLDMPESETNQELGMFMIRTTCFARDGAQVVMSARAARQLLPASSSRFSMLRYKSNLLRTLSTLLFFPMLMSGAAEQKQVLAVELFSDYTDDPYSPSATALIEILSSKVQIYSSHLYIHARFSGVSFRSKTKRSGRGFPWKLFPFSRYFLFNFPLLSAVVGMSSNLIFLCVLVVFSYMRLLLGRPVRAQINTAGRLGNGGNHDTPT
- the LOC133508775 gene encoding seipin-like isoform X4, translated to MDRANGVQSGDELFMLFGAFLARLRDAAVGAMSRASQRLLQGVVAFSVLALLLWISAFLYGSFYFSYMPLAAYSTPVYYYYRSDCDSPNSFMCSYPVANVSLMKNNKPVLTFGQAYQMTLQLDMPESETNQELGMFMIRTTCFARDGAQVVMSARAARQLLPASSSRFSMLRYKSNLLRTLSTLLFFPMLMSGAAEQKQVLAVELFSDYTDDPYSPSATALIEILSSKVQIYSSHLYIHARFSGVRYFLFNFPLLSAVVGMSSNLIFLCVLVVFSYMRLLLGRPVRAQINTAGRLGNGGNHDTPT
- the LOC133508775 gene encoding seipin-like isoform X6, whose amino-acid sequence is MDRANGVQSGDELFMLFGAFLARLRDAAVGAMSRASQRLLQGVVAFSVLALLLWISAFLYGSFYFSYMPLAAYSTPVYYYYRSDCDSPNSFMCSYPVANVSLMKNNKPVLTFGQAYQMTLQLDMPESETNQELGMFMIRTTCFARDGAQVVMSARASMLRYKSNLLRTLSTLLFFPMLMSGAAEQKQVLAVELFSDYTDDPYSPSATALIEILSSKVQIYSSHLYIHARFSGVRYFLFNFPLLSAVVGMSSNLIFLCVLVVFSYMRLLLGRPVRAQINTAGRLGNGGNHDTPT
- the LOC133508775 gene encoding seipin-like isoform X2 — encoded protein: MDRANGVQSGDELFMLFGAFLARLRDAAVGAMSRASQRLLQGVVAFSVLALLLWISAFLYGSFYFSYMPLAAYSTPVYYYYRSDCDSPNSFMCSYPVANVSLMKNNKPVLTFGQAYQMTLQLDMPESETNQELGMFMIRTTCFARDGAQVVMSARAARQLLPASSSRFSMLRYKSNLLRTLSTLLFFPMLMSGAAEQKQVLAVELFSDYTDDPYSPSATALIEILSSKVQIYSSHLYIHARFSGVSFRSKTKRSGRGFPWKLFPFSRYFLFNFPLLSAVVGMSSNLIFLCVLVVFSYMRLLLGRPAQINTAGRLGNGGNHDTPT
- the LOC133508775 gene encoding seipin-like isoform X5 gives rise to the protein MDRANGVQSGDELFMLFGAFLARLRDAAVGAMSRASQRLLQGVVAFSVLALLLWISAFLYGSFYFSYMPLAAYSTPVYYYYRSDCDSPNSFMCSYPVANVSLMKNNKPVLTFGQAYQMTLQLDMPESETNQELGMFMIRTTCFARDGAQVVMSARAARQLLPASSSRFSMLRYKSNLLRTLSTLLFFPMLMSGAAEQKQVLAVELFSDYTDDPYSPSATALIEILSSKVQIYSSHLYIHARFSGVRYFLFNFPLLSAVVGMSSNLIFLCVLVVFSYMRLLLGRPAQINTAGRLGNGGNHDTPT